From one Paeniglutamicibacter psychrophenolicus genomic stretch:
- the manA gene encoding mannose-6-phosphate isomerase, class I encodes MYRLTNTIRDYAWGSTGAISGLLGTAPSGKPEAEMWLGAHPSAPSLAADGTDGTATGLDRMIAADPQGLLGPEVAQAYGQLPFLMKLLAAGKPLSIQVHPSAQQAAAGFEAENAAGLRADAPHRNYRDGSHKPEMIYALSDFAALSGFRSPAEAAELFGSLGAVLEGQNAATCARIVQLLSNPIEAQALSSTCEYLLGATEEPGLLVPAAVAAVNANPMLAEHVSLAELPRINEHYPNDIGVLVSLLLNLVVLAPGQAIYLDAGNVHAYLRGLGVEVMANSDNVLRGGLTPKHIDVPELLRITRFEALGVPLLEPETTMYGQQVFIPPFAEFQLQHIELDAVADSADMGGGDVPVAANGPVIVLCVAGEVLIDTPRGDELLRRGDSLFIGANEAPAMARRSANSAGRAFAVTPQPVQ; translated from the coding sequence ATGTATCGCCTGACAAACACCATCCGTGATTATGCCTGGGGATCCACCGGCGCCATTTCCGGTCTGTTGGGAACCGCCCCCAGTGGCAAGCCCGAGGCCGAGATGTGGCTCGGAGCCCACCCTTCGGCTCCTTCCCTGGCCGCCGATGGCACCGACGGCACCGCCACCGGCCTGGACCGGATGATTGCCGCGGACCCGCAGGGACTGCTGGGCCCGGAGGTCGCGCAGGCCTACGGCCAGCTGCCGTTCCTGATGAAGCTGCTGGCCGCTGGCAAGCCGCTGTCCATCCAGGTCCACCCCTCCGCGCAGCAGGCGGCCGCCGGATTCGAGGCGGAGAACGCCGCGGGCCTTCGGGCCGACGCGCCGCACCGCAACTACCGGGACGGCTCGCACAAGCCGGAAATGATCTATGCGCTTTCCGATTTCGCGGCGCTGAGCGGCTTCCGCTCCCCCGCCGAGGCGGCCGAACTCTTTGGTTCCCTGGGCGCGGTGCTGGAGGGGCAGAACGCGGCAACCTGCGCACGGATCGTCCAGCTGCTCTCCAACCCGATCGAGGCGCAGGCGCTGAGCTCGACCTGCGAGTACCTGCTGGGCGCCACCGAGGAACCGGGATTGCTGGTGCCCGCTGCCGTCGCGGCCGTGAACGCGAACCCCATGCTGGCCGAACACGTCTCGCTGGCGGAGCTGCCCAGGATCAACGAGCACTACCCGAACGACATCGGGGTGCTGGTTTCGCTGCTGCTGAACCTGGTGGTGCTGGCCCCCGGGCAGGCCATCTACCTGGATGCCGGAAACGTGCACGCATACCTGCGCGGGCTGGGCGTGGAGGTCATGGCCAACTCCGACAACGTGCTGCGCGGCGGGTTGACACCCAAGCACATCGACGTGCCCGAGCTGCTGCGCATCACGCGCTTCGAGGCCCTGGGCGTCCCGCTGCTCGAGCCCGAGACGACCATGTACGGCCAGCAGGTCTTCATCCCGCCCTTCGCCGAGTTCCAGCTCCAGCACATCGAACTGGACGCGGTCGCCGACTCCGCCGACATGGGCGGCGGGGACGTGCCGGTGGCCGCCAACGGCCCGGTCATCGTGCTGTGCGTCGCCGGCGAGGTGCTCATCGACACCCCGCGCGGGGACGAGCTGCTGCGCCGCGGCGACTCGCTGTTCATCGGCGCCAACGAGGCCCCGGCCATGGCCCGGCGCAGCGCGAACTCCGCGGGCCGCGCGTTCGCCGTGACCCCCCAGCCGGTGCAATAG
- a CDS encoding LCP family protein, translating to MPSTRHHPRNQDLLPDAVSAPAPVRSKRALFLLLLTVFFPGSAQWVSGKRALGGFVMRITLACWALVLLVLALALFKRDWLLGIFAQSWVQLGASVLLVVLAAGWLLMFLNTLAIIRPRYLAPGARIGLTATLLVLALAITGSLGYGAFVLNKGRETISNVFSAGPAFKPVDGRYNIAVFGADSAGNREGVRTDSMSLLSVDAKTGKSLLISIPRNFQNAQFSKDSPMRKVYPDGYNCGDECLFNAIYRNATDNHADLYPGVENPGAQATMEAIEGTTGLKVQAYVMIDMAGFAGFIDAMGGVTVDSGGWVPYNGKYWPNSSVNTHWIAPGEHHFTGKQALWFARSRDFTTDYHRIARQQCLQQAMISQFSPKTILTRFTSLMDAGKQLVETDIPQQQLGSFLNLADKARATPFKRLTLGAPDFGSAADKFSTYPNFEAIHTRIQDMIAAQSGAAASGSPAKKSAEATKKSESAESSSDSGTQSGSKRNSEPGKISVVPSDAPTEQPDGSALTERYLVTLEQIGRTDLLEKIAANNNECSVP from the coding sequence ATGCCATCGACCCGCCACCACCCCCGCAACCAGGACCTGCTTCCGGACGCCGTCTCGGCCCCGGCGCCGGTGCGTTCCAAGCGCGCGCTGTTCCTGCTGCTGCTGACAGTGTTCTTCCCCGGCAGCGCCCAATGGGTCTCGGGCAAGCGCGCGCTGGGCGGGTTCGTCATGCGCATCACCCTGGCCTGCTGGGCGCTGGTGCTGCTGGTGCTGGCGCTCGCACTGTTCAAGCGCGACTGGCTGCTGGGCATCTTCGCCCAGTCCTGGGTGCAGCTGGGGGCCTCGGTGCTGCTGGTGGTGCTGGCCGCCGGCTGGCTGTTGATGTTCCTGAACACCCTGGCGATCATCCGTCCCAGGTACCTGGCACCGGGGGCCCGCATCGGGCTGACCGCCACGCTGTTGGTGTTGGCCCTGGCCATCACCGGGTCGCTGGGCTACGGCGCGTTCGTGCTGAACAAGGGCCGCGAAACCATTTCCAACGTCTTCTCCGCCGGACCGGCGTTCAAGCCCGTGGACGGGCGCTACAACATCGCGGTGTTCGGCGCCGACTCGGCCGGGAACCGCGAGGGCGTGCGCACCGACTCGATGTCGCTGCTCAGTGTCGATGCCAAGACCGGCAAGTCGCTGTTGATCTCCATCCCGCGCAACTTCCAGAACGCCCAGTTCTCCAAGGACTCCCCCATGCGCAAGGTGTACCCCGACGGGTACAACTGCGGCGATGAGTGCCTGTTCAACGCCATCTACCGCAACGCCACCGACAACCACGCCGACCTCTACCCCGGGGTGGAGAACCCCGGGGCGCAGGCCACCATGGAGGCCATCGAGGGCACCACCGGCCTGAAGGTCCAGGCCTACGTGATGATTGACATGGCCGGGTTCGCCGGGTTCATCGACGCCATGGGCGGGGTCACCGTGGATTCGGGCGGCTGGGTTCCCTACAACGGCAAGTACTGGCCCAACTCCTCGGTGAACACCCACTGGATCGCCCCCGGCGAGCACCACTTCACCGGCAAGCAGGCCCTGTGGTTTGCCCGCTCCCGCGACTTCACCACCGACTACCACCGCATCGCCCGCCAGCAGTGCCTGCAGCAGGCCATGATTTCCCAGTTCAGCCCCAAGACCATCCTCACGCGCTTCACCTCGCTCATGGATGCGGGCAAGCAGCTGGTGGAAACCGACATCCCGCAGCAGCAGCTCGGTTCGTTCCTGAACCTGGCCGACAAGGCCCGTGCCACCCCGTTCAAGCGCCTGACCCTGGGCGCACCGGACTTCGGGTCGGCCGCGGACAAGTTCTCCACGTACCCGAACTTCGAGGCGATCCACACCCGCATCCAGGACATGATCGCCGCGCAATCGGGCGCAGCGGCCTCCGGGTCCCCGGCCAAGAAGAGCGCCGAGGCGACCAAGAAGTCCGAGTCCGCCGAGTCCTCGTCCGATTCGGGCACCCAGTCGGGCAGCAAGCGCAATTCCGAGCCCGGGAAGATCTCAGTGGTTCCCTCCGACGCGCCCACCGAGCAGCCCGATGGGTCTGCCCTGACCGAGAGGTACCTGGTGACCCTGGAACAGATCGGCCGCACGGACTTGCTGGAAAAGATTGCCGCCAACAACAACGAGTGTTCCGTGCCCTGA
- a CDS encoding 5-(carboxyamino)imidazole ribonucleotide synthase, with protein MTFPVIGVVGGGQLARMMAPEALNLGFELRILAEGPDVSAARCVADAPVGDYKDLATLREFARGLDVLTFDHEHVPNGHLQTLISEGVNVQPRPAALIHAQDKLVMRAAIAQLGLPNPAWAAVQTVEELVAFGERIGWPIVLKTPRGGYDGKGVRMLDSADEARESADWFGNGALLAEDKVAFTRELSALVARTPSGEEKGWDVVHTIQVDGVCDEVIAPAKDLPEEVARAAKEAALKIADAFGVTGVMAAELFETPGIGAGFVINELAMRPHNTGHWTMNGSITSQFEQHLRAVLDLPLGATDALAETTVMKNFLGGANQDLFTAFNAALAAEPRVKVHAYGKSVRPGRKIGHVNVVSEPGESVDSLRARANAVASLIRDGVPTAAPATATATSVEGHIS; from the coding sequence AAGGCCCTGATGTCTCAGCCGCGCGCTGTGTTGCCGACGCACCGGTGGGTGATTACAAGGATTTGGCAACCCTTCGGGAGTTTGCACGCGGACTCGACGTGCTGACCTTCGACCACGAGCATGTGCCCAACGGACACCTGCAGACCCTGATTTCCGAGGGCGTGAACGTGCAGCCGCGACCCGCCGCGCTGATCCATGCCCAGGACAAGCTGGTCATGCGTGCGGCCATCGCCCAGCTCGGCCTGCCCAACCCGGCCTGGGCCGCGGTTCAGACCGTTGAGGAGCTGGTGGCATTCGGCGAGCGGATCGGCTGGCCGATCGTGCTCAAAACCCCGCGCGGCGGCTACGACGGCAAGGGCGTGCGCATGCTCGATTCCGCCGACGAGGCCCGTGAATCCGCCGACTGGTTCGGCAACGGAGCACTGCTGGCCGAGGACAAGGTCGCCTTCACCCGCGAGCTGTCCGCCCTGGTCGCCCGCACCCCCTCCGGCGAGGAAAAGGGCTGGGACGTGGTGCACACCATCCAGGTCGACGGCGTCTGCGACGAGGTCATCGCCCCGGCCAAGGACCTGCCCGAGGAAGTCGCCCGGGCTGCGAAGGAAGCGGCGCTGAAGATCGCCGACGCCTTCGGCGTCACCGGCGTGATGGCTGCGGAGCTCTTCGAGACCCCCGGCATCGGTGCCGGGTTCGTGATCAACGAACTGGCCATGCGCCCGCACAACACCGGGCACTGGACCATGAACGGCTCGATCACCAGCCAGTTCGAGCAGCACCTGCGCGCGGTCCTTGACCTGCCGCTGGGCGCCACCGACGCGCTGGCCGAGACCACCGTGATGAAGAACTTCCTCGGCGGGGCCAACCAGGACCTGTTCACCGCGTTCAACGCGGCTCTGGCCGCCGAACCGCGCGTGAAGGTCCACGCCTACGGCAAGTCCGTGCGCCCCGGACGCAAGATCGGCCACGTCAACGTGGTTTCCGAGCCCGGCGAGTCGGTTGATTCGCTGCGCGCCCGGGCCAACGCCGTGGCCTCCCTGATCCGTGACGGCGTGCCCACCGCGGCACCCGCCACCGCCACCGCCACCTCCGTCGAAGGACACATATCTTGA
- the purE gene encoding 5-(carboxyamino)imidazole ribonucleotide mutase, with translation MGSDSDWPVMKLAAEALREFNIPFEADVVSAHRMPEDMIAYGKAAHTRGIRVIIAGAGGAAHLPGMLASVTPLPVIGVPVPLKTLDGMDSLLSIVQMPAGVPVATVSIGGARNAGLLAVRMLAAGTDEFAARLQEQLIDFAGTLRQVAADKGAALRAAVAAETPGS, from the coding sequence ATGGGCTCCGACTCGGACTGGCCGGTCATGAAACTGGCAGCCGAGGCCCTGCGTGAGTTCAACATCCCCTTCGAGGCCGACGTGGTTTCCGCGCACCGCATGCCCGAGGACATGATCGCCTACGGCAAGGCCGCGCACACGCGCGGCATCCGGGTGATCATCGCCGGCGCCGGCGGCGCCGCACACCTGCCGGGCATGCTCGCCTCGGTCACCCCGCTGCCGGTCATCGGCGTGCCGGTGCCGCTGAAAACCCTCGACGGCATGGATTCGCTGCTGTCCATCGTGCAGATGCCCGCGGGCGTTCCCGTGGCCACGGTGTCCATCGGAGGGGCGCGCAACGCCGGCCTGCTGGCCGTGCGCATGCTCGCCGCCGGCACCGACGAGTTCGCCGCCCGGCTCCAGGAACAGCTCATCGACTTCGCAGGGACCCTGCGGCAGGTCGCCGCCGACAAGGGTGCCGCGCTGCGGGCCGCAGTCGCCGCCGAAACCCCCGGCAGCTAA